The following are encoded in a window of Ogataea parapolymorpha DL-1 chromosome VII, whole genome shotgun sequence genomic DNA:
- a CDS encoding Clathrin light chain: MLPNVSLHLCTRIYPNKLLLTLNNTQKTSATTMADKFPELEGIDGTDVADSGDFLKREKELLGNEFATEQDKIAEDDDDFDDFKSQFPEVSTNANDVAPEVESEEEPKEAIFEEPVTNKFANLNLEESVHIQEWRKARELEIAKRDELAAKKLEDIKKEAEKAIDDFYENYNNKKDEAVEATRREEAEFLEKRDRFLERGTVWDRVVELLSLTKNSNASDLAGYRDKSKFRDLLMSLKGKEDVPGAAGY; the protein is encoded by the coding sequence ATGCTACCAAATGTTTCTCTACACCTGTGCACCAGAATATATCCAAATAAACTCTTGCTCACTTTGAACAACACACAGAAAACAAGTGCTACAACGATGGCAGACAAGTTCCCCGAATTAGAAGGCATTGACGGCACCGACGTGGCCGACAGCGGAGACTTTCTGAAGCGCGAAAAGGAACTTTTGGGCAACGAATTCGCAACGGAACAAGACAAGATCGCAgaggatgacgacgatttcgacgaTTTTAAGAGCCAATTCCCTGAGGTGTCAACTAATGCCAATGACGTTGCTCCTGAGGTAgagagcgaggaggaacCAAAGGAGGCCATTTTTGAGGAGCCAGTGACCAACAAGTTTGCTAATCTGAATCTGGAAGAGAGTGTCCACATCCAAGAGTGGCGAAAGGccagagagctggagatCGCCAAGagagacgagctggccgcAAAGAAATTGGAGGATATCAAGAAGGAGGCCGAAAAGGCCATTGACGACTTCTACGAGAActacaacaacaagaaggacGAAGCCGTGGAGGCCACTCGCAGAGAGGAGGccgagtttttggagaagagaGACAGATTCCTTGAGAGAGGAACGGTCTGGGACCGTGTGGTGGAGCTTCTGAGCCTGACCAAGAATTCCAACGCTTCGGATCTTGCGGGCTACAGAGACAAGTCCAAGTTCAGAGACTTACTGATGTCGTTAAAAGGCAAGGAGGACGTTCCCGGGGCGGCTGGATATTAG
- a CDS encoding DNA repair protein RAD16 translates to MRIEPGSSDDDGDEDFVPDDNDEDEEFVFDVKDEEEAEEVPESVKNEEDDEEIIVIEGTSATNGDGDQNTIDSDTPLAEVPKKRKRAPAGSKPKKKKNDGPKLTAHQRRTMKLYEFNPDVAETFPQLSLLSRRPVEKAEHPEGMTITLLPFQLEGLAWMIKQEEGEYHGGILADEMGMGKTIQMISLMMHDRSKRPTLVVAPTVALIQWKTEIENHAGGALKVGLFHGQSRAKSLEELEEYDVVMTTYAVLESCYRKHKYGVKRNGRTVKEKSLLHSKHFYRVILDEAHNIKDRQSSTARAANNLSCDKRWCLSGTPLQNRIGELYSLIRFLDIAPFCEYFCTKCPCRSKEWIFPDNRNCYFCGHHGMLHMNFFNHFMLKNIQKYGLQQEGEESFERIQLLLRQIMLRRTKVERADDLGLPPKIVEIRRDYFNPEEKDLYQSLYSDSKRQFNDYVAQGVVLNNYANIFTLITRMRQLADHPDLVLKRFKKAPKDLLNSGAIVCQLCDDEAEEPIESKCHHKFCRICITEYVESFNGDNKRLECPVCHIGLSIDLEAPALEMNQEVVEKGSIVNRIDMGGEWKSSTKIEALMEELYKSRSDRQTVKSIVFSQFTSMLDLVEWRLKRAGFSIAKLQGSMTPIQRDSVIQHFMTNPSVEVFLVSLKAGGVALNLVEANQVFILDSWWNPALDTGQAADRIHRIGQHRPIRIVKLVIEDSIESRIIELQQKKADMVKATLDQDQNAASRLSAADMQFLFNN, encoded by the coding sequence ATGAGGATAGAGCCTGGCTCAAGCGACGATGATGGCGATGAGGATTTCGTTCccgacgacaacgacgaggatgaggagtttgtgtttgacgtcaaggatgaagaagaggctGAGGAGGTGCCTGAATCTGTTAAAaacgaggaagacgacgaggagattATTGTTATCGAGGGCACGAGTGCCACCAATGGCGATGGCGACCAGAATACAATCGATAGTGACACCCCGTTGGCAGAAGTGCCCAAAAAGCGAAAACGGGCACCTGCAGGCTCAAAAccgaaaaagaagaagaacgacGGGCCCAAGCTCACGGCCCACCAACGACGGACAATGAAGCTTTACGAGTTCAACCCAGACGTGGCAGAGACGTTCCCGCAGCTCTCCTTACTGAGTCGAAGGCCGGTTGAGAAGGCTGAGCATCCAGAGGGCATGACCATCACGCTGCTTCCGTTCCAGCTCGAAGGTCTGGCTTGGATGATCAAGCAAGAGGAGGGCGAATATCACGGTGGCATTCTTGCTGATGAGATGGGTATGGGCAAGACGATCCAGATGATTTCGTTGATGATGCACGATCGCAGTAAGCGTCCGACGCTGGTTGTTGCGCCGACGGTGGCCTTGATCCAGTGGAAAACGGAAATTGAGAACCATGCTGGCGGCGCTCTTAAAGTCGGGCTTTTCCACGGACAGAGCCGTGCTAAGTCGcttgaagagctggaggagtACGACGTTGTGATGACCACATATGCAGTGCTTGAGTCGTGCTACCGGAAGCACAAGTATGGCGTGAAGCGGAACGGTAGAACGGTTAAGGAGAAAAGCCTGCTTCACTCGAAACATTTTTACCGGGtcattctggacgaggcacATAATATCAAGGATCGTCAGAGCTCGACGGCGCGCGCTGCAAACAATTTGAGTTGCGACAAACGATGGTGTCTTTCGGGCACGCCGTTGCAGAACAGGATCGGTGAGCTTTATTCTCTGATCCGGTTTCTGGACATTGCCCCGTTCTGCGAATATTTCTGTACCAAGTGTCCGTGTCGCTCAAAAGAGTGGATATTTCCCGacaacagaaactgctACTTTTGCGGCCACCACGGCATGCTCCACATGAATTTCTTCAACCACTtcatgctgaaaaatatccagAAATATGGTCTGCAGCAAGAGGGTGAAGAGTCGTTTGAGCGGATCCAGTTACTTCTTCGCCAGATCATGCTCAGAAGAACGAAAGTGGAGCGGGCCGACGATCTGGgactgcctccaaaaatcGTCGAGATTCGACGCGACTATTTCAACCCAGAAGAGAAGGACCTCTACCAGTCGCTATACTCAGACTCGAAACGGCAGTTCAACGACTACGTTGCACAAGGTGTGGTTCTGAACAACTATGCCAACATCTTTACCCTAATCACGCGGATGAGACAGCTTGCGGATCATCCGGATCTAGTTCTCAAGCGATTCAAGAAAGCACCCAAGGATCTTCTCAACAGCGGTGCCATTGTCTGCCAGCTGTGTGATGACGAAGCAGAGGAGCCGATAGAGTCCAAGTGTCACCACAAGTTTTGCCGGATCTGTATCACAGAGTACGTGGAGTCGTTCAACGGCGACAATAAGCGTCTCGAGTGTCCGGTGTGCCACATTGGGTTGAGTATTGATCTGGAGGCGCCTGCGCTGGAGATGAACCAGGAGGTCGTTGAGAAGGGCTCTATTGTGAATAGAATTGACATGGGAGGCGAATGGAAGTCTTCCACTAAAATTGAGGCCTTGATGGAAGAGTTGTACAAGTCCCGTTCCGACAGACAAACAGTTAAAAGCATTGTCTTTTCGCAGTTCACGTCCATGCTGGACCTGGTGGAGTGGCGGCTCAAAAGGGCGGGCTTTTCTATTGCGAAATTGCAGGGATCCATGACCCCCATCCAGCGTGACTCTGTGATCCAGCACTTTATGACCAACCCGTCGGTGgaggtgtttttggtgTCTTTGAAGGCCGGAGGCGTTGCTCTGAATCTTGTCGAGGCCAATCAAGTGTTTATTCTGGACAGTTGGTGGAACCCTGCTTTGGACACGGGTCAGGCCGCAGACAGAATTCACCGGATTGGACAGCACCGGCCTATCAGAATTGTGAAGTTGGTCATCGAAGACAGTATCGAGTCGCGGATCATTGAGCTGCAACAGAAGAAGGCAGACATGGTCAAGGCCACGTTGGACCAGGACCAGAACGCGGCTAGCAGGCTATCGGCTGCTGACATGCAGTTTTTGTTCAATAATTGA
- a CDS encoding Histidine biosynthesis trifunctional protein: protein MVSPILVSVAQPRDVLSVPFVSEVLVSLKAAAAVQEIVALAKEYLGQIYVDWTLGSAENDNEIDIVLALLNNGVSGLFVTSAVAEQIRNRVPNARLVIKDGKDAAENICVFGETEVKIGKRRVFGYFEQPLQQIARGYTAVIELDQLTKEYENAGTKTPFVECYVAAMNTDRPDGLYTTLVTDSRNQALGLVYSSKKSIAEAIRTGSGVYQSRKHGLWYKGQTSGATQKLLQLELDCDSDCLKFVVEQAGAGFCHLDTASCFGSSKGLAALEATLWDRKANAPEGSYTKRLFEDEKLLNAKIREEADELVEATSKDEIAWEAADLVYFALARCVKYGVSLADIERNLDIKALKVTRRKGDAKAKYVEQETTEKKPEEPKEPKESVNGDGRIVMNRVDATTASKEDIEKCLQRPIQKSADIMNLVTPIVEKVRIEGDAALVELTAKFDKVQLNSPVLNAPFPAEMMHISEDVRKAIDISFANIKTFHEAQNQAETLRVETCPGVVCSRFARPIERVGCYIPGGTAVLPSTSLMLSVPALVAGCKDIVFASPPGKDGRLTPEVVYVAHKVGAKCIVLAGGAQAVAAMAYGTESVPKCDKIMGPGNQFVTAAKMLVSNDSNAMCAIDMPAGPSEVLVVADKYADPDFVASDLLSQAEHGVDSQVILIAVDMTSAEIDKIDEAVHRQALQLPRVEIVRQCIAHSTTIIVNSYDEAFDMSNRYAPEHLILQIQDAEKWVDKVDNAGSVFVGAYSPESCGDYSSGTNHTLPTYGYARMYSGVNTTTFQKFITSQVVTKEGLKSIGKAVMDLAAVEGLDAHRNAVKIRMEKLGYI, encoded by the coding sequence ATGGTTTCTCCTATCCTTGTGAGCGTTGCTCAACCAAGGGACGTTTTGAGCGTGCCGTTTGTGAGCGAGGTCCTTGTCTCGCTCAAGGCGGCTGCCGCTGTGCAGGAAATTGTCGCGCTGGCTAAAGAGTATTTAGGCCAGATCTATGTCGACTGGACTCTGGGGTCTGCGGAAAATGATAACGAAATAGACATCGTTCTGGCTCTTTTGAACAACGGCGTGTCCGGTCTTTTTGTCACCTCTGCTGTTGCAGAGCAGATCAGAAACCGTGTTCCCAACGCCAGACTGGTCATCAAGGATGGAAAAGATGCTGCCGAGAATatctgtgtttttggtgaGACTGAAGTGAAAattggaaaaagaagagtCTTTGGTTATTTTGAACAGCCACTCCAGCAGATCGCCAGAGGCTACACTGCTGTTATTGAGCTTGATCAGCTGACTAAGGAGTACGAAAACGCGGGCACCAAAACGCCGTTTGTGGAGTGCTATGTCGCTGCCATGAACACCGACAGACCAGATGGCTTATACACAACTCTTGTCACTGACAGCAGGAACCAGGCTCTTGGTTTGGTTTACTCGTCCAAGAAGTCCATTGCTGAGGCAATCAGGACTGGCTCCGGTGTCTACCAGTCCAGAAAGCACGGCTTGTGGTACAAGGGCCAGACATCGGGAGCCACGCAAAAATTGCTCCAGTTGGAGCTAGACTGCGATAGCGACTGTTTGAAGTTTGTTGTGGAACAGGCCGGTGCTGGTTTCTGCCACCTTGACACTGCTTCTTGTTTTGGCTCGTCCAAGGGTCTGGCAGCTCTGGAGGCCACTTTATGGGACCGCAAGGCAAATGCTCCTGAAGGCTCGTACACGAAGAGACTGTTTGAGGATGAGAAGCTGCTAAATGCCAAAATTAGGGAAGAGgccgacgagctggtggaagCCACCTCGAAGGACGAGATTGCGTGGGAGGCTGCCGATTTGGTCTACTTTGCGTTGGCCAGATGTGTGAAGTATGGTGTTTCGCTTGCAGACATTGAACGGAATTTGGACATCAAGGCCCTGAAGGTGACGAGACGTAAGGGCGACGCAAAGGCGAAGTATGTTGAGCAGGAGACTACggaaaaaaagccagaGGAGCCAAAGGAGCCAAAGGAGTCTGTGAATGGAGATGGCCGCATCGTGATGAACCGTGTGGATGCCACCACTGCCTCGAAAGAAGATATCGAAAAATGTCTTCAAAGACCAATCCAGAAGTCGGCAGATATCATGAACCTGGTTACGCCGATCGTCGAGAAAGTGAGAATAGAAGGAGACGCTGCGTTGGTGGAGCTGACAGCCAAGTTCGACAAGGTGCAGCTTAACTCTCCTGTTTTGAACGCTCCATTCCCAGCAGAAATGATGCACATTAGCGAAGACGTGCGCAAGGCCATTGACATCTCGTTTGCTAACATCAAGACCTTCCACGAAGCTCAGAATCAGGCAGAGACTCTGCGCGTGGAAACGTGTCCCGGCGTTGTGTGCTCGCGATTTGCGCGTCCGATCGAGCGTGTTGGCTGCTACATCCCCGGCGGAACTGCCGTGCTGCCGTCCACGTCCCTTATGCTCTCTGTGCCTGCTCTCGTTGCCGGTTGCAAAGACATTGTGTTTGCCTCTCCTCCCGGCAAGGACGGCCGTCTGACGCCAGAGGTGGTCTATGTGGCGCACAAGGTGGGTGCCAAGTGCATTGTGCTTGCCGGAGGAGCCCAGGCAGTCGCCGCAATGGCGTACGGTACCGAGTCTGTGCCTAAATGTGACAAGATCATGGGTCCCGGAAACCAGTTTGTGACGGCAGCCAAGATGCTCGTTTCCAATGACTCCAACGCCATGTGTGCCATAGATATGCCTGCCGGGCCGTCCGAGGTGCTGGTTGTCGCCGACAAGTACGCCGACCCAGACTTTGTGGCCTCGGACCTGCTCTCGCAGGCAGAACACGGCGTGGACTCGCAGGTGATATTGATCGCCGTGGACATGACATCTGCCGagatcgacaagatcgacgaggccgTCCACCGCCAGGCGCTGCAGCTGCCGCGTGTCGAGATCGTGCGCCAGTGCATTGCCCACTCCACCACGATTATTGTGAACAGTTACGATGAGGCGTTCGACATGAGCAACAGATACGCTCCGGAGCACCTTATCCTGCAGATCCAGGACGCCGAGAAATGGGTTGACAAGGTCGACAACGCTGGctctgtgtttgtgggTGCCTATTCGCCGGAAAGCTGCGGTGACTACTCCTCGGGAACCAATCACACGCTGCCTACCTACGGCTACGCCAGAATGTACTCGGGAGTCAACACCACGACGTTCCAGAAATTCATTACATCGCAGGTGGTCACCAAGGAGGGTCTCAAGAGCATTGGTAAGGCCGTGATGGACCTGGCTGCCGTCGAGGGTCTCGACGCGCACCGCAACGCCGTCAAGATTAGAATGGAAAAACTTGGCTACATATAG
- a CDS encoding putative mitochondrial outer membrane protein codes for MLTAVHLLAYSYVFGATSFHSFVSSVRAFKVLPRKEFGLLQSKLFPIHFLTQSIGPVVVGLSAPYTIPTVGIALLAASSLSGLTNYLWLLPVCNRLKTERFALEDLPESERTPETNEKIAALTKQFGKYHGISLVFNTLSVLTLAAYSYVFSTQFLVRALK; via the coding sequence ATGCTGACTGCTGTCCACCTGCTTGCTTACTCGTATGTTTTCGGAGCCACCTCGTTCCACTCATTCGTGTCCTCGGTCAGAGCGTTCAAGGTCCTGCCCCGCAAGGAGTTTGGCCTCCTGCAATCGAAGCTGTTCCCAATCCATTTCCTGACGCAGTCGATCGGCCCCGTGGTGGTCGGTCTCTCTGCACCATACACGATCCCAACCGTCGGAATTGCCTTGCTGGCcgcctcgtcgctctcCGGTCTCACCAATTACTTGTGGCTGCTGCCGGTGTGCAACCGTCTGAAGACCGAACGGTTTGCGCTCGAGGACCTGCCAGAGAGCGAGAGAACTCCCGAGACCAACGAAAAAATCGCTGCCTTGACCAAACAGTTTGGCAAGTACCACGGAATCAGCCTCGTGTTCAACACTCTGAGCGTCCTTACCCTGGCTGCCTACTCTTATGTGTTCAGCACGCAATTCCTGGTCAGAGCCCTTAAATAG
- a CDS encoding putative secreted protein produces MNLATGRILALHLQRSCVRARSSFGPANVGNNLANLDVLGSSAVPENNIEMISKDSIIFSNMKVVRSPNKQGTLVAALLLDNQIFELNTKSISKKGPLDLTTTELFTLLEALYPKPELFVLGLGGSSRMLDPDTKRRFAELGIMLEVGDTKSAVLSYDLLATERSPKQVGALIFPSVF; encoded by the coding sequence ATGAATCTGGCTACGGGGAGGATTCTGGCCTTACATCTGCAAAGAAGCTGTGTGAGGGCACGCTCGTCGTTTGGGCCAGCCAATGTGGGCAACAACCTGGCCAACCTGGACGTTTTGGGCTCCTCTGCAGTCCCAGAGAACAATATTGAGATGATCTCTAAGGACTCGATCATCTTTTCCAACATGAAGGTTGTGCGATCGCCCAACAAGCAAGGGACCCTTGTTGCTGCTTTGTTGTTGGATAACCAGATATTCGAGCTCAACACAAAGTCCATCAGCAAAAAAGGCCCATTGGATCTGACGACTACTGAGCTCTTTACGTTGTTAGAGGCGCTCTACCCAAAACCcgagctgtttgtgctgGGTCTTGGGGGAAGCAGCCGGATGTTGGACCCAGACACGAAAAGACGCTTTGCCGAGTTGGGAATCATGCTAGAAGTAGGCGACACCAAGAGCGCAGTGCTCAGCTACGATCTTCTGGCTACGGAAcgttctccaaaacaggTGGGGGCACTCATATTTCCATCGGTGTTCTGA
- a CDS encoding putative secreted protein gives MILSIVAVLVYIISYTSAAAESESLANNRRSLYREYKNQLDASLEKLPSGSTLDDEELYNDYIKQLAGYCQVSYCLNDEGGLAELKDNEFVFPDKLVPYTPINYKEKYLDSSGHTNIRYNLTKLFDNVEEPGRIITHGGGEGYMLLDHKLRTINIVFRGTREFSQWYTNLHFKPGRYRPVMNSSEYWDQINYVHKNVLQENMAQNMEHHNYFDCSLSYAHAGFTYVARGMALQVHNELFKWLQEFPDYKVLVTGHSMGGALAQLTSLDLHILGIDNLMVSFNAPSVFSHTLAAAYNNLVDQSSNSAALRVYHFYDLVPRILPYSLYRHVGVPIVTFKRELPHAHTDFRVTSNSRLHGSSHEFEPADIDETTSFLAQGIKDYLKELWRRRPEILDPFYHRHLVVFFSACNDC, from the coding sequence ATGATTTTGTCGATAGTTGCAGTTCTGGTCTATATTATAAGCTATACGAGTGCCGCTGCAGAGTCCGAATCTCTGGCAAACAATAGACGGTCGCTGTACAGGGAGTACAAGAATCAGCTGGATGCTTCATTAGAGAAACTGCCTTCAGGAAGTACACTGGACGATGAAGAGCTATACAATGACTATATAAAACAGCTTGCTGGCTATTGCCAGGTTTCTTACTGTCTGAATGACGAAGGAGGACTCGCTGAGCTCAAGGACAATGAGTTTGTTTTTCCCGATAAGCTGGTTCCCTATACACCGATTAATTACAAGGAAAAATACCTGGATAGCTCGGGACATACAAACATTCGATACAATCTCACAAAGCTTTTTGACAACGTGGAGGAACCAGGAAGAATTATTACCCATGGTGGGGGTGAAGGCTACATGCTGCTTGACCATAAGTTGCGTACGATCAACATCGTGTTCCGAGGCACACGAGAATTTTCACAATGGTACACTAATCTCCATTTTAAGCCTGGTAGATACCGACCCGTTATGAACAGCTCGGAATATTGGGACCAAATCAATTATGTCCACAAAAATGTGCTTCAGGAAAATATGGCACAAAATATGGAGCATCACAATTACTTTGACTGCTCTCTCTCCTACGCACATGCAGGATTTACCTACGTTGCACGCGGGATGGCCTTGCAAGTTCATAATGAACTCTTCAAATGGCTGCAAGAATTTCCAGATTACAAAGTTCTAGTCACGGGACATTCCATGGGAGGAGCTCTCGCTCAGCTGACGTCTTTGGACTTACATATTCTTGGAATAGACAATCTTATGGTTAGCTTCAATGCTCCTTCAGTGTTTTCTCACACATTGGCAGCGGCATACAACAATTTGGTGGACCAGTCTTCCAATTCTGCTGCTCTACGAGTTTACCACTTCTACGACCTTGTTCCGCGCATTCTCCCGTACTCGCTCTACAGACATGTCGGTGTTCCAATTGTTACGTTCAAACGTGAATTGCCGCACGCTCATACAGACTTCCGTGTTACTTCCAATAGCAGACTACATGGTAGCAGCCATGAATTCGAGCCCGCGGATATTGACGAGACCACATCCTTTCTCGCCCAAGGCATCAAGGATTATTTGAAGGAGCTTTGGCGTCGCAGACCAGAAATACTTGACCCCTTTTATCACCGACACCTGGTGGTGTTTTTCTCGGCCTGTAATGACTGCTGA
- a CDS encoding Condensin complex subunit 2 produces the protein MADVSGVFSAPLTNENYELWIRMATDNKINSTNSWNFALIDYFHELSLFKDGDSINFQKASTTLDGCVKIYASRIDSAASETGKLLSGLTSNNLEGIDEEEEENDEQGGTTKPKSKKHRAESTLAKKFQTIKLKEVEKELFVDPIFKKALSDFDEGGAKSLLTNMLKINPEGRVVFDTSEKSNELVMNESDEEEDIPQHTRSNIDISKLARFFPDTAADTKVCPSLEQLERITKEGASAAELLEQIGQLEFPEEQPVFQENDNLDFGGGDYFDDDDDDDGNGLEKSHRNQYSLFIDGVNDSDRSGPNITLTRLFDENQTAQFDDDDDEEGGRSMAEYFDTISRQNWRGPEHWKIAMVKQAHQKSSTPEVAPAEVDNVAGDQEQEDFVQKATAKRKAVFTLNFMDDDDDLDDKELFAAPANASKLLIPEKERVPHPTANKLPEDLQFTTKRLICLNIKPNQKINTILTRKKKRVAQRLGYDDERIADENFFADTYKEQGGESNAEGQGFDDTFFNADYNDHPPEDDEDDEGDIPELPTSSQPLFSQSQKRPGALGYARVAKKVNVKLLKDNLWDSLEAETRKAKRDSSVLEDNKENGPPEEESSKQRSEKEENALKFTEVVSKLSSKYSPEEKSELSTSFCFICLLHLANENNFTIENTPDYTDLLIKR, from the exons ATGGCAGATGTTTCAGGGGTGTTCTCGGCCCCGTTGACAAACGAGAACTATGAATTATGGATTCGCATGGCCACTGACAAC AAAATCAACTCGACGAACAGTTGGAATTTTGCGCTCATTGATTATTTCCACGAGCTCtctcttttcaaagatGGCGATAGCATAAATTTCCAAAAAGCATCCACCACTCTGGACGGATGTGTTAAAATCTATGCGTCAAGAATTGACTCGGCGGCATCTGAAACGGGGAAACTGTTGTCTGGCTTGACGTCCAACAATTTAGAAGGCATTgatgaggaggaagaagagaacGATGAGCAAGGAGGCacaacaaaaccaaaatcaaagaaacaTCGTGCTGAGTCGACACTGGCGAAGAAGTTCCAGACGATAAAGTTGAAAgaagttgaaaaagaattgTTTGTGGACCCGATCTTCAAGAAGGCATTATCAGATTTCGATGAAGGAGGAGCCAAGAGTCTGCTAACGAACatgctcaaaatcaaccCCGAAGGACGAGTTGTTTTTGACACTAGTGAAAAGTCCAACGAGTTGGTAATGAATGAAAgcgacgaagaagaagataTCCCCCAGCATACTCGATCGAATATCGACATTTCAAAATTAGCTCGCTTTTTCCCTGATACCGCCGCAGATACAAAAGTCTGTCCTTCTCTCGAGCAGTTAGAGCGTATAACTAAAGAGGGAGCCAGTGCTGCagagcttcttgagcaaattGGGCAGCTTGAATTTCCTGAAGAGCAACCGGTGTTCCAAGAAAATGACAATCTCGATTTTGGAGGAGGCGATTACtttgatgacgacgacgatgatgacggCAATGGCCTGGAAAAATCTCACAGAAATCAGTACTCTTTATTCATTGATGGTGTCAACGACAGCGATCGCTCAGGACCGAATATCACATTGACAAGGCTATTTGACGAGAACCAAACTGCACAATttgacgatgacgatgatgaagaaggcGGAAGAAGTATGGCCGAATATTTCGATACGATTTCAAGACAAAACTGGCGTGGTCCCGAACACTGGAAGATTGCCATGGTGAAGCAAGCGCATCAAAAGAGTTCGACTCCTGAAGTCGCTCCTGCCGAAGTGGATAACGTGGCTGGCGACCAGGAACAGGAGGATTTCGTACAGAAAGCCACTGCCAAGCGTAAGGCTGTTTTTACCCTGAATTTCATggacgatgacgatgacTTGGACGATaaagagctttttgcgGCGCCTGCAAATGCTTCCAAACTCCTCATTCCAGAGAAAGAGAGGGTGCCTCACCCTACGGCCAACAAACTGCCTGAAGACTTACAGTTCACCACGAAGCGGCTGATCTGTTTGAACATCAAGCCAAAtcagaaaataaatacaaTTCTCacaaggaagaagaagagggTTGCACAACGATTAGGAtacgacgacgagagaATAGCTGATGAGAATTTCTTTGCCGATACGTATAAAGAGCAGGGTGGTGAGTCAAATGCTGAGGGACAAGGATTCGATGATACTTTCTTCAATGCAGACTACAATGATCACCCCCCTGAGGATGACGAGGATGATGAGGGTGACATCCCTGAGCTGCCTACAAGCTCACAGCCGTTGTTTTCGCAGTCGCAGAAACGACCTGGAGCGTTAGGGTATGCTAGAGTTGCTAAGAAAGTGAATGTGAAACTGCTTAAAGACAATTTGTGGGACTCGTTGGAGGCTGAAACGCGAAAAGCCAAAAGAGATTCTTCGGTCTTGGAAgacaacaaagaaaacGGGCCTCCAGAGGAAGAGAGCAGTAAACAGCGAagcgaaaaagaggagaaCGCGCTCAAGTTCACCGAAGTTGTCAGCAAGTTGTCGAGTAAGTACTCGCCAGAAGAGAAATCCGAGCTGTCgaccagtttctgttttaTCTGTCTTCTGCATCTTGCCAACGAAAATAACTTCACCATCGAAAATACTCCAGACTACACGGATTTGTTGATTAAAAGATGA